The Andrena cerasifolii isolate SP2316 chromosome 14, iyAndCera1_principal, whole genome shotgun sequence genome contains a region encoding:
- the LOC143376249 gene encoding forkhead box protein D3-A, translating to MEPRGMMMSNLSCDGCADSDRDSDSSSMIVDPVSLDKNDLSPSQSSSSPIIPSSPVPTAAASRNRGGSRSKKNYSMMSSNGQQKTTGATSQPPAYGSDKMSSSLIKPPYSYIALITMAILQSPQKKLTLSGICEFIMSRFPYYHDKFPAWQNSIRHNLSLNDCFIKIPREPGNPGKGNYWTLDPLAEDMFDNGSFLRRRKRYKRPPPHYVLRDRAIMATFAICGDRGPCPGGGGGHPGALSYPSAAYLSPPPGLPLLDFSPSTLEALKLGGFLEPPPPLYKPVPITAPPIRQLDPAPTRITTIPVSHPPVDKKRNFSIDALIGKQAASDQNCGGLLDLSPSEHREIRSQASAFSPLV from the coding sequence ATGGAGCCGCGCGGGATGATGATGTCGAACCTGTCGTGCGACGGCTGCGCGGACAGCGACCGTGACTCCGACAGCAGCAGCATGATCGTGGACCCGGTGAGTCTCGACAAGAACGATCTGTCACCGTCCCAGTCGTCGTCCAGCCCAATAATACCGAGCTCCCCGGTGCCGACGGCAGCCGCGTCGCGGAACCGCGGCGGCAGCCGCAGCAAGAAGAACTACAGCATGATGTCGTCGAACGGGCAGCAGAAGACAACGGGCGCCACTAGCCAGCCGCCCGCCTACGGCAGCGACAAGATGTCCTCGTCCCTGATCAAACCACCGTACTCGTACATAGCTTTAATAACGATGGCGATACTCCAGTCGCCACAGAAGAAGCTGACGCTCAGCGGGATCTGCGAGTTCATCATGTCCCGGTTCCCCTACTACCACGACAAGTTCCCCGCCTGGCAGAACTCCATCAGACACAACCTCTCCCTGAACGACTGCTTCATCAAGATCCCGCGCGAGCCAGGAAACCCCGGCAAGGGAAACTACTGGACGCTGGACCCCCTGGCCGAGGACATGTTCGACAACGGCAGCTTCCTCCGCCGCCGGAAGAGGTACAAGAGGCCTCCGCCGCACTACGTGCTCCGCGACAGAGCGATCATGGCAACGTTCGCCATTTGCGGCGACCGAGGGCCCTGTCCAGGCGGTGGAGGCGGTCACCCAGGTGCCCTCAGCTATCCCAGCGCTGCGTACCTGTCTCCGCCGCCTGGCCTGCCCCTGCTCGACTTCTCACCTTCGACCTTGGAGGCTCTGAAGCTAGGCGGCTTCCTCGAGCCGCCCCCGCCGCTCTACAAACCCGTGCCGATCACCGCGCCGCCGATCAGACAGCTCGATCCTGCTCCGACGAGGATCACGACGATACCTGTCAGCCATCCGCCCGTCGACAAGAAGAGGAACTTCAGCATCGACGCCCTCATCGGCAAACAGGCGGCCAGCGACCAGAACTGCGGCGGTCTGCTGGACCTCAGCCCGTCGGAGCACAGGGAGATCAGAAGTCAGGCGTCCGCCTTCTCGCCTCTGGTCTAA